A genomic stretch from Halorhodospira halophila SL1 includes:
- the lptA gene encoding lipopolysaccharide transport periplasmic protein LptA, with product MGCIETTGRTRVRLLGAALLAIAALPAAAMEQREDAPVELEADSVDVDAVAGVSVYEGDAVLTRGEMRITGDRMEVYTDEDGDLSHVYVDGTPATYRDHPENQPRPVHAEAKRMEYYTRGPERAHFQGDARLWQGDDQVTAETIDVDLEGQIMKARGAEGQRARTILYPTRREED from the coding sequence CGCGCTGCTCGCCATCGCCGCCCTACCGGCGGCGGCGATGGAGCAGCGCGAGGACGCGCCGGTGGAACTCGAGGCCGACAGTGTGGACGTCGACGCCGTTGCCGGGGTCAGCGTCTACGAGGGCGATGCCGTGCTCACCCGGGGCGAGATGCGCATCACCGGCGACCGCATGGAGGTCTATACCGACGAGGACGGCGACCTCAGCCACGTCTACGTTGACGGAACGCCCGCCACCTACCGCGACCACCCGGAGAACCAGCCCCGCCCGGTCCACGCCGAGGCGAAGCGGATGGAGTACTACACCCGCGGGCCCGAACGCGCCCATTTCCAGGGCGATGCGCGCCTCTGGCAGGGAGACGACCAGGTCACCGCCGAGACCATCGATGTCGACCTGGAGGGACAGATCATGAAGGCCCGTGGCGCTGAAGGGCAGCGGGCGCGGACCATCCTGTACCCGACCCGGCGCGAGGAGGACTGA
- the lptB gene encoding LPS export ABC transporter ATP-binding protein, translated as MVTLRAEGLTKRYRGRTVVNGAGLEVANGEIVGLLGPNGAGKTTCFYMVVGLVQADEGRITLEGDDLTRLPIHARARLGIGYLPQEPSVFRKLSVADNVRAILQLRGDLGGAEREQELDRLLEEFGVTHVRDSPGIALSGGERRRVEIARALAAAPRFILLDEPFAGVDPISVGEIQRIVRQLAQRGIGVLITDHNVRETLGIVQRAYILSDGEVLAAGDAESVLANPRVREVYLGEDFRL; from the coding sequence GTGGTCACGCTGCGTGCGGAAGGGCTGACCAAACGCTACCGCGGTCGCACTGTGGTCAACGGCGCCGGGCTCGAAGTGGCCAACGGCGAGATCGTCGGCCTGCTCGGGCCCAACGGCGCCGGCAAGACCACCTGCTTCTACATGGTCGTCGGACTGGTCCAGGCCGACGAGGGGCGGATCACCCTGGAGGGCGACGACCTCACCCGGCTGCCCATCCACGCCCGGGCCCGCCTCGGCATCGGATACCTCCCGCAGGAACCCTCGGTCTTTCGTAAACTGAGCGTGGCGGATAACGTACGGGCCATCCTGCAGCTACGCGGCGACCTCGGCGGCGCCGAGCGGGAACAGGAGCTGGATCGCCTGCTCGAGGAGTTCGGGGTGACCCACGTCCGCGACTCCCCGGGCATCGCCCTGTCCGGCGGCGAACGCCGGCGCGTGGAGATCGCCCGCGCCCTGGCGGCAGCCCCCCGGTTCATACTGCTCGACGAGCCGTTTGCCGGGGTCGACCCGATCTCGGTGGGCGAGATCCAGCGCATCGTCCGCCAGCTGGCGCAGCGCGGTATTGGCGTACTGATCACCGATCACAACGTGCGCGAGACACTGGGGATCGTGCAGCGCGCGTACATCCTCAGCGACGGCGAGGTTCTGGCCGCTGGCGACGCCGAAAGCGTGCTCGCCAACCCGCGGGTCCGCGAGGTCTATCTGGGTGAGGACTTCCGCCTGTGA